The nucleotide sequence CTCGAATGGGGGGCCGTGCTGTTCGTCGGCGCGGTGGCGGTCGTCGGTTTCGCGTATTACTGGTTCGTCCTGCGGCACAAGAGCGGCGTCCTGGCCGATCACGCCGCGGAAGCACTTCCCGAGGAGGCAGCACAGTGACCGGAGAGTTCGACTACATCGTCGTCGGCGGCGGGACGGCGGGTTCGGTGGTCGCGGCGAGACTCTCGGAAGACCCGGACGTCACCGTGGCGCTCCTCGAAGCCGGACCGTCCGATGTGGACGACCCGGCGGTGCTGGAACTGACGAAGTGGATGGCGCTGCTGGAGTCCGGCTACGACTGGGATTACCTGGTCGAGCCGCAGGAGTCCGGCAACTCCTTCCTGCGCCACGCCCGCGCACGGGTGCTCGGCGGCTGCTCGTCACACAACTCGTGCATCGCGTTCTGGGCGCCGGCCGAAGACCTCGACGAATGGGCGTCGCTGGGCCTGCCCGGCTGGTCCTCGAAGGATATTTTCCCGCTGTACAAACGTCTTGAGACCAACGACGGCCCCGGTGACCACCACGGCCGCTCCGGCCCGGTGACGATCCGCTCGGTGCCGCCGAACGACCCGACCGGCGTCGCGCTGCTGCAGGCCTGTGAGCAGGCGGGCATCCCGAGGACGGAGTTCAACTCGGGCAAGACCGTGACGCACGGGGCGAACTGGTTCCAGATCAACGCGCGCGAGGACGGCACCCGCTCGTCGGCGTCGGTGTCGTACCTGCACCCGATCATCGGCGAACGGCCGAACCTGGAGATCATCACCGGCGCGCGCGTCCGGCGGCTGCTGTTCGACGGCAAACGCTGCACCGGCGCGGAATACCTGGCCGACGACCTGATCCACGGCGTTCCGCTGCGGGCACGGCGCGAGGTCGTCCTGTCCTCTGGCGCGATCGACACGCCGAAACTCCTGATGCTGTCGGGAATCGGCCCCGCCGAGCATCTGCGCGAGGTCGGTGTCGACGTGCTGGTGGACTCCCCCGGCGTCGGCGAGAACCTGCAGGATCACCCCGAAGGCGTCATCCAATGGGACGCGCTGCAGCCGATGACGACCGAGTCCACGCAATGGTGGGAGATCGGCATCTTCACCACCACGGAGGAAGGTCTCGACCGGCCGGACCTGATGTTCCACTACGGCTCGGTGCCGTTCGACATGAACACCCTCCGGCAGGGGTATCCGACCACGGAGAACGGCTTCTGCCTGACCCCGAACGTCACCCGCGCCCGGTCGACCGGGACGGTGCGGCTGCGCAGCCGCGACTACCGGGACAAGCCGAAGGTGGACCCGCGATACTTCACCGACGAACACGACATGCGCGTGATGACCTACGGCATCAAACTGGCGCGCAAGATCGCCGAGCAGCCCGCGCTGGACGAATGGGCGGGCACGGAACTGGCGCCCGGCAAGGACGTCAAAACCGACGACGAGATCGCCGACTACCTGCGCAAGACGCACAACACGGTCTATCACCCCTCATGCACGGCGAAGATGGGCGGCGACGACGACCCGATGGCCGTGCTGGACGCGCGTCTGCGAGTGCGAGGCGTCGAGGGACTGCGGGTCGCGGACGGTTCGGCGATGCCGTTCCTGGTCGCGGTGAACCCGTGCATCACGACGATGGCGATCGGTGAGAAGTGTGCGGACATGCTGAAGGAGGACGCGCGCTCCTAAGGCTCGCTTGAGCGAGGCCCCTGGTTTCGGCCGGGGGCCTTCGCTTTGCCCGGAAAAACCGGTGGAGCCGGCGGTGCCGGGCCATTACCGTGCTGCCGGACCACGCCGCCGAGCAGAGGGCCTGCCGTTGTACACCCTGTGAGACCTCCCGAGCGCTGATTTCGTCGCGCGTCGCGCTTTGGCGCCGCGCTTCCTTTTGCTGCGGATTTCTCACTGGAACGGGTGTATTCCTGTGCTCGAAAACTGGGTCGTCGTACCGACCTGCCTGCCTGTCGTCCTCCGCCGTTGCCGCTCCTGCCCGTCCGGGCGTTTCCGGGCGAACGGCAAATTCCGGGTCAACGCCAACCACAAACTCCTCGACGTCTGGCTCCTCGTGCGCTGTGTCGTGTGCGAGGACACCGCGAAGCTCACGATCCTGGAGCGCGTGAACGTGCGCTCCGTCCGGCCCGAGTTGTTGGACCGGCTGCACGAGAACGACCTCGCCCTGGCGGCCGAACTGCTCCAGGATCCCGCCGTGCGGCGCCGGAACCGCGTCGCCCTCGATTGGGAGGGCGCCTGGCGGCTCCATACCGGCTCTTTGGGTCACTGGGACTTTCTCGAAGTCTCGGTGCGCTTCGCGGCCCCGATTCCCGTCCGGCCGGCTCGGTTGATCGCCGAAGGGTGTGGTCTTTCGCGGGGCGAGGTCGAGCGGCTTGTCGAGGAGGGAAAGGTGGTCTCAGCGGTGCGGTTGACCGGGAAAGTGTCCGGCGACTTCACCTTCACGCTGAAGCGCTGACCTTTGGGACTCGTGAGTGGTGAGGACGGTTAGAACCGTCCTCACCACTCACGAGGACGCGGCACCGCACTCGCGTGATCGAAGGCGGAACTCGCGTGATCAGCAGCGGAACACCCCGAGTGCGGCCTCCAATCACGCGAGTCACGTCCCTGATCACGCGAGTCACGCCTCGGATCACGCCGCGCCCTGTGCGCCCGGTCCGTGAAGAATGGAGGCCTTAGCACCTTCAGCGTCGCGAAGAGGCTTTCGCAACACGCTGACCTGCCGTCCGCCACCTTCACGAATCGCGAGAGTCACGACGCACAGCACTCAAATCACTCATCAGTGGCAAACGCACAATTACCATTGTTGCTTAAAATTACGAATGATTCCTGGAGTATTTTTCGGTAATATGGAGAAGTGCCCGAGACGACCATTCCCGAACTGCCGCAGGAGTTGTGGCGCGCCGGCAAGCTGGAGCTTGCCCACGGCGTGACGCACCTGC is from Amycolatopsis lurida and encodes:
- a CDS encoding GMC family oxidoreductase — protein: MTGEFDYIVVGGGTAGSVVAARLSEDPDVTVALLEAGPSDVDDPAVLELTKWMALLESGYDWDYLVEPQESGNSFLRHARARVLGGCSSHNSCIAFWAPAEDLDEWASLGLPGWSSKDIFPLYKRLETNDGPGDHHGRSGPVTIRSVPPNDPTGVALLQACEQAGIPRTEFNSGKTVTHGANWFQINAREDGTRSSASVSYLHPIIGERPNLEIITGARVRRLLFDGKRCTGAEYLADDLIHGVPLRARREVVLSSGAIDTPKLLMLSGIGPAEHLREVGVDVLVDSPGVGENLQDHPEGVIQWDALQPMTTESTQWWEIGIFTTTEEGLDRPDLMFHYGSVPFDMNTLRQGYPTTENGFCLTPNVTRARSTGTVRLRSRDYRDKPKVDPRYFTDEHDMRVMTYGIKLARKIAEQPALDEWAGTELAPGKDVKTDDEIADYLRKTHNTVYHPSCTAKMGGDDDPMAVLDARLRVRGVEGLRVADGSAMPFLVAVNPCITTMAIGEKCADMLKEDARS
- a CDS encoding DUF1062 domain-containing protein, whose amino-acid sequence is MLENWVVVPTCLPVVLRRCRSCPSGRFRANGKFRVNANHKLLDVWLLVRCVVCEDTAKLTILERVNVRSVRPELLDRLHENDLALAAELLQDPAVRRRNRVALDWEGAWRLHTGSLGHWDFLEVSVRFAAPIPVRPARLIAEGCGLSRGEVERLVEEGKVVSAVRLTGKVSGDFTFTLKR